The following coding sequences are from one Vicinamibacteria bacterium window:
- a CDS encoding phasin family protein translates to MAKENKGRTKQEQGQASLVSKIWLAGLGALAEAEEQGDKFFKSLVKKGRAYEPTLKEPFESVGEAFRSSVDAASNKASEGFKELEGAIDRALTSAMKKAGIASRKEVEALRKEVVKLRQQVKKRATKKAGPQGDATKES, encoded by the coding sequence ATGGCCAAAGAGAACAAGGGACGAACGAAACAGGAGCAGGGACAAGCGAGTTTGGTGAGCAAGATTTGGCTCGCCGGGCTCGGTGCGCTCGCCGAAGCTGAAGAGCAGGGCGACAAATTCTTCAAATCTCTCGTGAAGAAGGGGAGGGCCTACGAGCCCACTCTCAAGGAACCTTTCGAGTCGGTGGGCGAGGCATTCAGGAGCTCGGTGGATGCGGCGAGCAACAAGGCGTCGGAAGGATTCAAAGAGCTCGAGGGAGCCATCGACCGCGCCCTCACATCGGCGATGAAGAAGGCGGGAATCGCGTCGAGGAAAGAAGTCGAGGCCCTCCGCAAAGAAGTCGTCAAACTGAGGCAACAGGTCAAGAAACGAGCGACGAAGAAAGCCGGTCCCCAAGGCGACGCGACCAAGGAGTCGTGA